The following are encoded together in the Balneola sp. genome:
- a CDS encoding peptidase M20, giving the protein MSDLKSVINLRRTLHRYPELSNQEFETSKRISSFFEEHKPDEEISISDTGKAFVFDSKKPGETLVFRCELDALPIQEKSTKAYRSSTPGVAHLCGHDGHMAVIARLGQLIAENRPKSGKAVLLFQPAEETYLGAKDVVESPQFHALSPDYIFALHNIPGVEKNTVLLKTGSFSAASCGMTIKLEGQTSHAAEPQNGLNPYGTANQIVHQILELANNNRAAFSDHTIATLIFIRLGEISFGISPGSLEMGITLRAYENDDLDLLCEKSESIVKELAQKNGLDFEWSYSEIYPATENDPTCVDMVSQASKTQKLTVQQMDKPNNWSEDFAYFTATNKGAQFGFGSGKGLPPLHNPSYDFPDDIIDPAANIFYSIYSEKLL; this is encoded by the coding sequence ATGTCTGACTTAAAAAGTGTTATTAACCTGAGACGTACTCTTCACCGTTATCCAGAGCTTTCCAATCAGGAGTTTGAAACCTCAAAAAGAATTTCCTCTTTCTTCGAAGAGCATAAGCCTGATGAAGAGATCTCTATTTCAGATACAGGCAAAGCCTTTGTATTTGATAGCAAAAAACCCGGCGAAACCTTAGTATTTCGTTGTGAACTTGATGCCCTACCGATTCAGGAAAAATCAACTAAAGCCTATCGCTCTTCGACTCCCGGTGTGGCACACCTTTGTGGACATGACGGTCATATGGCAGTCATTGCAAGACTCGGGCAACTGATTGCAGAGAACCGCCCCAAATCAGGAAAAGCCGTACTGCTGTTTCAGCCTGCAGAAGAAACCTATCTGGGAGCTAAAGATGTCGTTGAATCCCCGCAATTCCATGCACTTTCTCCTGACTATATTTTTGCCCTTCATAACATTCCCGGTGTAGAAAAGAATACCGTTCTTTTGAAAACAGGAAGTTTTTCTGCCGCCTCTTGTGGAATGACTATAAAGCTTGAAGGACAGACTTCTCATGCAGCGGAACCTCAGAATGGGCTTAATCCTTACGGCACAGCCAATCAAATTGTGCATCAAATTCTGGAGCTTGCAAATAATAATAGAGCTGCCTTTTCTGATCACACCATTGCTACCCTCATATTTATTCGATTAGGGGAAATTTCTTTTGGAATATCTCCGGGTAGCCTCGAAATGGGCATAACCTTACGTGCCTATGAGAACGATGATCTTGATCTGCTATGTGAAAAGTCAGAGTCCATAGTCAAAGAACTTGCCCAAAAGAATGGCCTGGATTTTGAATGGAGCTATTCTGAAATCTATCCCGCCACCGAAAACGATCCAACTTGTGTAGACATGGTAAGTCAGGCATCAAAAACACAAAAATTAACGGTTCAGCAAATGGACAAACCTAATAATTGGTCGGAGGATTTTGCCTATTTCACTGCTACCAATAAAGGTGCCCAATTTGGGTTTGGTTCAGGAAAAGGTCTTCCTCCTTTACATAACCCCAGCTATGATTTCCCTGATGATATTATCGATCCTGCCGCAAACATCTTCTATTCCATTTATTCCGAAAAGCTCCTCTGA
- a CDS encoding reactive intermediate/imine deaminase codes for MFWKPIVLSLLAAGLITSCVKFESETNSSQQKKIINTESAPAAVGIYSQAVQTGNTIYLSGQIGLIPETRELAGDDLESQSHQTLKNIQSVLQAADFTLSDVVKAQVYLSDLNDYSAFNDVYVQYFSENPPARAVVEVSRIPLDAKVEIMVTAVKN; via the coding sequence ATGTTTTGGAAACCAATCGTTTTAAGCCTGCTTGCCGCAGGCCTTATTACCTCTTGCGTAAAATTCGAATCTGAGACGAACTCATCCCAGCAAAAGAAAATCATAAATACCGAAAGCGCACCTGCTGCTGTCGGAATTTATTCGCAGGCAGTTCAAACCGGAAATACAATCTATTTATCCGGTCAAATTGGGCTCATCCCTGAAACACGCGAGCTTGCCGGCGATGATTTAGAGTCACAATCACATCAAACTCTCAAAAACATACAGTCTGTTCTTCAGGCTGCCGATTTTACTCTCTCTGATGTGGTAAAGGCTCAGGTTTACTTATCTGATTTGAATGACTACAGTGCTTTTAATGATGTATATGTTCAATATTTTTCTGAAAATCCCCCGGCGAGAGCTGTCGTTGAAGTCAGCCGCATTCCCCTTGATGCCAAAGTAGAAATTATGGTTACAGCAGTAAAAAATTAG
- a CDS encoding aminotransferase V: protein MDTRKQFLKKIGSGAAALTAGAFFNPLKSQQLQEELNSYSGTAQEIAINEDFWSTVQQAFTVDRSLINLNNGGVSPSPEFVQAAMKKHLDFSNQAPVYNMWRILEPRREGVRQRLAKNFGVDTEEIAITRNASESLQICQFGFDLKAGDEVLTTDQDYPRMINTFKQRERREGIKLNQISIPVPAEDDTEIVRRFEEAITPNTKLILMCHIINLTGQILPVKKVVQMARKKGIPVIVDGAHAYAHFEFNHADLDCDYYTTSLHKWLFAPHGTGMLYVRKNKIKDLWPLMAAAESQDNDVRKFEEIGTHPAANFLAIGEALTFHEGIGSARKEARLKYLNDLWIDELVDGDKVVLHTSRNPKYACGIATVQIKGLEPNELNGTLWRDYRIITTPINHAQFQGIRVTPNVYTTLEEIDRFIGAMKDQVKKV, encoded by the coding sequence ATGGACACACGTAAACAATTCTTAAAAAAAATCGGAAGCGGAGCTGCTGCATTAACTGCAGGCGCCTTTTTTAATCCTCTAAAATCTCAACAGCTTCAGGAAGAATTAAATAGCTATTCGGGAACGGCTCAAGAAATTGCAATAAATGAAGATTTCTGGTCAACGGTCCAACAAGCATTTACGGTAGATCGCAGCTTGATCAACCTAAACAATGGCGGAGTCAGTCCGTCTCCTGAGTTCGTTCAGGCAGCAATGAAAAAGCATCTGGATTTCTCGAATCAGGCCCCCGTTTATAATATGTGGCGTATTCTTGAACCACGAAGAGAAGGTGTTCGCCAGCGACTAGCCAAGAATTTTGGGGTAGATACAGAAGAAATCGCCATCACTAGAAATGCCTCAGAAAGCTTACAGATTTGTCAGTTTGGGTTTGATTTGAAGGCAGGCGATGAGGTTTTAACCACCGATCAGGATTACCCGCGTATGATAAACACCTTTAAACAGCGTGAGCGGCGTGAGGGTATCAAACTCAACCAAATTAGCATTCCCGTTCCTGCTGAAGATGATACAGAAATCGTACGCCGATTTGAAGAAGCCATCACCCCAAATACAAAGCTCATTTTGATGTGCCACATCATTAACCTGACGGGCCAAATCTTACCGGTCAAAAAGGTGGTACAAATGGCTCGTAAAAAGGGAATCCCTGTTATTGTTGATGGTGCCCACGCATACGCTCATTTTGAGTTTAACCACGCTGACCTCGATTGCGATTATTACACAACAAGCCTTCATAAATGGCTTTTTGCCCCTCATGGAACCGGAATGTTATATGTAAGAAAAAACAAGATCAAAGATCTTTGGCCCCTCATGGCAGCAGCAGAATCTCAGGATAATGACGTCCGTAAGTTTGAGGAGATTGGGACTCACCCCGCTGCTAATTTCCTCGCAATTGGTGAAGCTCTTACTTTCCATGAAGGTATTGGGTCTGCCAGAAAAGAAGCTCGGCTAAAATATCTCAATGACTTGTGGATTGATGAACTTGTGGATGGAGATAAGGTAGTTCTTCACACCAGCCGAAATCCCAAATATGCTTGTGGAATTGCTACTGTTCAGATTAAGGGATTGGAGCCTAATGAACTAAACGGTACCCTTTGGAGAGATTATCGTATCATAACCACCCCTATTAACCATGCACAATTTCAGGGTATCCGTGTTACTCCTAACGTGTATACGACGCTGGAAGAAATCGATCGCTTTATTGGTGCAATGAAAGATCAGGTTAAAAAAGTTTAG
- a CDS encoding gas vesicle protein, whose translation MSRSSDYLSGIISGALVGAAIALLYAPDTGKNTRDRLSYKLSNYYDELNELIDQLKEEKELLVSEAKEKGDKVVLDAKEKAEGLIKEAEDLLESIETAKKKA comes from the coding sequence ATGAGTAGATCATCAGATTATTTATCAGGCATTATTTCAGGAGCTCTCGTTGGAGCTGCCATTGCATTGCTTTATGCACCCGATACTGGAAAGAATACGAGAGACCGTCTTTCTTACAAACTCAGCAATTATTACGATGAGCTGAATGAGCTTATCGATCAGCTGAAGGAAGAAAAAGAGCTCTTGGTTTCTGAAGCCAAAGAAAAGGGCGATAAAGTTGTTTTAGATGCTAAAGAAAAAGCAGAAGGCTTAATCAAAGAAGCCGAGGATTTACTAGAATCTATCGAGACAGCTAAGAAAAAAGCTTAA
- a CDS encoding efflux transporter periplasmic adaptor subunit produces the protein MKNSFFLIALLAVLTISCGSDDSSESSSPFSRFGGNGGRPATSVETQNIQLGSIADQVRSYGNVKAQNVISVLPQVSNRLTEIYVDLGDTVRQGQALAKIYDATFRDQLSQARSQLQQTRIAVRRDSSEYERQKSLMERDLTSESEMDIAQAAYQSSRAQFESARSSLTQAQEDFNNTVVRAPVTGVITSRALEVGDLATTGTELFQVASTNGYESRIYLPVQDWRAVAVGQEVNLRLSNESSVSARGIVSRKSPQLDATTGLGEVVITLTSMGNSIYPGVLAENVINITTKDQALIVPRSALVEQVETVINPESNTIELERTYSVFVSRGDSVAERRQLELGIEQGDRIEVLSGLLPNDEIIITGQSGLEDGARIAVASGDQFQAPQERQIGGQEGQEEQAQQGNRPQGRQNPLANMSEEERTKAREEMQGMSQQERMAYLQKLRQQQASSADSTTNE, from the coding sequence GTGAAAAACTCTTTCTTTTTAATTGCTTTACTGGCTGTTCTAACAATAAGCTGTGGAAGTGATGATTCCAGCGAAAGCAGTTCACCCTTTTCTCGATTTGGAGGAAATGGAGGCCGACCTGCAACAAGTGTTGAAACACAAAATATCCAGCTTGGCTCCATTGCCGATCAGGTTAGGTCTTACGGTAACGTAAAAGCACAAAACGTGATTTCAGTTCTCCCTCAAGTTAGTAACAGACTCACTGAAATTTATGTGGATCTTGGAGATACCGTCCGTCAAGGGCAGGCTCTTGCTAAGATATATGATGCTACATTCCGGGACCAGCTTAGCCAGGCCCGCTCTCAACTACAACAGACCAGAATTGCGGTACGAAGAGATAGTTCTGAATACGAGCGACAAAAGAGTTTAATGGAGCGCGACCTTACCAGTGAGTCTGAAATGGACATCGCTCAGGCTGCTTACCAAAGTTCCCGAGCTCAATTTGAGTCAGCCCGTTCATCACTCACACAAGCCCAAGAAGACTTTAATAATACCGTTGTACGCGCCCCTGTTACCGGTGTGATTACATCACGTGCTTTGGAAGTTGGCGATTTAGCGACAACCGGAACGGAACTATTTCAGGTTGCCAGTACAAATGGATATGAATCCCGCATTTATTTACCAGTACAAGACTGGCGGGCCGTTGCTGTAGGTCAAGAAGTTAATCTGCGCCTTTCTAATGAAAGTAGCGTTAGCGCAAGAGGAATTGTTTCTAGAAAAAGTCCTCAACTAGACGCTACTACAGGTTTGGGAGAAGTAGTTATCACACTTACTAGTATGGGTAATTCAATTTACCCAGGAGTGCTGGCTGAAAATGTTATTAATATCACCACCAAAGACCAAGCCTTGATCGTTCCTCGAAGTGCATTGGTTGAACAGGTTGAAACCGTTATCAATCCGGAATCTAATACTATTGAACTGGAGCGAACCTATTCTGTTTTTGTTTCGCGGGGTGATTCTGTTGCAGAACGACGCCAATTGGAATTAGGCATCGAACAAGGCGACCGTATTGAAGTGTTAAGCGGCTTACTTCCCAACGATGAAATTATTATCACCGGTCAAAGCGGGCTTGAAGATGGAGCTCGTATCGCCGTAGCATCTGGAGACCAATTTCAGGCTCCCCAGGAACGTCAAATCGGCGGACAAGAGGGGCAGGAAGAACAAGCTCAACAAGGCAATCGCCCTCAAGGAAGACAAAATCCTTTAGCCAATATGAGTGAAGAAGAGCGAACAAAAGCGCGTGAAGAAATGCAAGGCATGTCGCAACAAGAACGTATGGCTTACCTACAAAAGTTACGCCAGCAACAAGCTTCTTCTGCTGATTCAACCACAAACGAGTAG
- the fsa gene encoding fructose-6-phosphate aldolase has product MKFFIDTADLDEIKEANDLGVLDGVTTNPSLCAKIGVRDFEGHIAKICDIVDGDVSAEVVSTEYDAIVEEGRNISKIADNVVVKVPLIKDGIKAIKTFSEEGIKTNCTLCFSPTQALIAAKAGATYISPFLGRLDDISTDGMQLIRDIVQIYDNYGYETEVLAASIRHPMHLLECAKEGADVATMPLSVIKGLLKHPLTDSGLERFLADWDDLQKSLND; this is encoded by the coding sequence ATGAAATTTTTTATAGACACTGCTGATCTTGACGAAATTAAGGAAGCCAATGATCTTGGCGTACTTGACGGAGTAACTACAAACCCAAGTTTATGTGCTAAAATTGGAGTCCGTGACTTTGAAGGACACATCGCTAAAATATGTGATATCGTAGATGGAGACGTATCTGCTGAAGTTGTTTCAACAGAATATGATGCCATTGTAGAAGAGGGGCGAAATATCTCCAAAATTGCTGACAATGTAGTCGTAAAAGTCCCTCTGATTAAAGACGGGATTAAAGCAATTAAAACCTTTTCCGAAGAAGGAATTAAAACAAATTGTACACTTTGCTTTTCACCCACCCAAGCTTTGATTGCCGCAAAAGCAGGAGCCACTTATATATCTCCATTCTTAGGTAGGCTGGATGACATCTCTACCGATGGAATGCAGCTGATTCGCGATATCGTACAAATTTATGATAACTACGGGTATGAAACAGAAGTACTGGCAGCAAGTATTCGCCATCCAATGCACTTGCTTGAATGTGCTAAAGAAGGCGCTGATGTTGCAACCATGCCTCTTAGTGTTATCAAAGGCTTGCTGAAACATCCATTGACTGATTCCGGCCTTGAGCGTTTCTTGGCTGATTGGGATGATCTTCAAAAAAGCCTAAACGACTGA
- a CDS encoding amidase (catalyzes the hydrolysis of a monocarboxylic acid amid to form a monocarboxylate and ammonia), with product MKRILLSLLLPFIILGCKPQSEYHQLELEEITISELQAGYDNGAFTIEDVTDAYLKRISAIDEFGPQLNSMIYINPKATEVARGLDAELQAGNKRGPLHGIPVVLKDNIDTYDMPTTAGARILDGSIPNQDAFITQKLRDAGAVILGKANLSEWANFHSSFSSSGWSALGGQTHNPYDLTRNPCGSSAGSGAAASANLTVFSIGTETNGSITCPSSANGLVGIKPTVGLLSRSGIIPISHTQDTPGPMARTVTDAAIALGTMVGVDEADSKTAASEGNFHTDYTQFLNADGLEGKRIGLWTGSLGGHFRVDTLMHETVRFLESQGATVVEVDRISGANVGGNSFQVMLYEFKDGLNKYFTSLGDDAPVKTMAELVDSTLADSLEMRYFDHNLLIEASEKGDLTSEEYTDALERMMKFTRTEGIDKVMDENNLDAIIGPTGGPAWKTDLTNGDNFAVSSSSPAARSGYPNITVPMGYIDGLPVGISFFGRAWSEPQLLEIAYAFEQATNVRKAPQFKNADM from the coding sequence ATGAAACGAATACTGCTCTCTCTATTACTTCCATTTATCATTCTTGGCTGCAAGCCCCAATCTGAGTACCACCAGCTGGAGCTTGAAGAAATTACGATCTCGGAACTGCAAGCCGGTTATGACAATGGCGCTTTCACTATTGAAGATGTAACCGATGCCTATTTAAAGCGCATCAGTGCGATTGATGAATTCGGTCCTCAGCTCAACTCAATGATCTATATCAACCCTAAAGCAACTGAAGTTGCACGGGGGCTGGATGCAGAATTACAGGCTGGAAATAAACGAGGGCCTTTACATGGAATCCCTGTTGTTTTGAAGGATAATATTGATACCTATGATATGCCTACCACCGCTGGTGCCCGAATTTTAGACGGCTCAATTCCCAACCAGGATGCTTTTATCACTCAAAAATTAAGAGATGCCGGTGCTGTTATTCTTGGCAAAGCAAACCTTAGTGAGTGGGCGAATTTCCATAGTAGCTTTTCGTCAAGTGGATGGAGTGCGTTGGGTGGGCAAACTCACAATCCCTATGATCTGACCCGAAACCCTTGTGGTTCAAGCGCCGGTTCTGGTGCTGCCGCTTCTGCAAACTTAACGGTATTTTCTATCGGTACAGAAACCAATGGTTCCATAACCTGTCCTTCTTCTGCCAATGGGTTAGTTGGTATTAAGCCTACAGTTGGACTATTGAGCCGATCCGGAATCATCCCCATTTCCCACACCCAGGATACGCCCGGACCTATGGCTCGTACCGTAACTGATGCTGCTATTGCTTTAGGAACGATGGTTGGAGTTGATGAAGCTGACTCTAAAACCGCGGCAAGCGAAGGAAACTTCCACACCGATTATACTCAATTTCTAAATGCTGACGGACTTGAAGGAAAACGAATCGGGCTTTGGACGGGATCTTTAGGCGGACATTTCCGGGTTGATACTTTAATGCATGAAACAGTCCGGTTCTTGGAAAGTCAGGGAGCCACTGTTGTTGAAGTTGACCGAATTTCAGGTGCGAATGTTGGTGGTAACTCTTTCCAGGTTATGCTCTATGAATTTAAAGATGGGCTAAACAAATACTTTACCTCTTTGGGTGATGACGCCCCCGTTAAAACAATGGCTGAACTTGTCGATTCTACCTTAGCTGATTCTTTAGAGATGCGTTATTTTGATCATAACTTGCTCATTGAAGCAAGTGAGAAAGGCGATCTGACCTCCGAGGAATATACCGATGCCTTAGAACGAATGATGAAATTCACCCGTACAGAAGGTATCGACAAAGTTATGGATGAGAATAATTTAGATGCTATTATTGGGCCAACGGGAGGACCTGCATGGAAAACGGATCTTACCAATGGCGATAACTTTGCGGTTTCTTCCAGCTCTCCTGCTGCTCGTTCCGGCTATCCCAATATTACCGTTCCCATGGGATATATTGATGGACTTCCTGTTGGGATTTCTTTCTTTGGGAGAGCGTGGAGTGAACCTCAACTTCTTGAAATAGCTTATGCTTTTGAACAAGCTACCAATGTTAGAAAAGCGCCTCAGTTTAAAAATGCTGACATGTAA
- a CDS encoding PAS domain-containing sensor histidine kinase, whose amino-acid sequence MNNESAEYSLRPFFDLSSDLFCVAGFDGYLKRINPALCKVLGYTEEELLSRPINTFIHPDDVGITEKKREHLYEGKKLVNFENRYITKNGDVLWLSWAAKSVKEKELVYAIARDITHKKTHEDERNRLLSELTKSNKHLKQLRFSTTHDLRSPLNSILSIFSLMDIETIEDEETREFVELLEKASKNIKSKLDEYVDHQKKENLEPVIAEINLPEVLQNIFISIDSLIKETETEFNIDLSAFDTVPFSKIYLESVFLNLISNSIKYAHPNRNPVITIKSVEESGQKKLIFSDNGIGFDSKKNKNRLFKFNQSFHDHADSKGIGLYLVYNHITSLGGSISVKSEENKGTTFTLTFP is encoded by the coding sequence ATGAATAATGAATCAGCAGAATATTCTCTGCGACCCTTTTTTGATTTATCATCTGATTTATTTTGTGTAGCAGGTTTTGATGGATACTTGAAAAGGATCAATCCTGCTTTGTGCAAAGTTTTAGGATATACTGAAGAAGAATTACTCTCCCGCCCCATCAATACGTTCATTCATCCTGATGATGTTGGAATAACGGAAAAGAAAAGGGAACACTTATACGAAGGCAAAAAGTTGGTCAACTTTGAAAATCGATACATCACAAAAAATGGTGATGTATTATGGCTTTCATGGGCTGCTAAATCAGTAAAGGAGAAGGAACTGGTTTATGCCATAGCAAGAGACATCACTCATAAGAAAACACATGAAGACGAACGAAACAGGTTATTATCGGAGCTCACAAAATCCAATAAACACCTCAAGCAACTTCGTTTCAGCACCACACACGACCTTCGCTCACCTCTCAACAGTATTTTAAGCATCTTTTCTTTAATGGATATAGAAACCATCGAGGATGAAGAAACAAGGGAATTTGTTGAGTTACTTGAAAAAGCTTCAAAAAACATAAAGAGCAAACTCGATGAATATGTTGATCATCAGAAGAAAGAGAATCTCGAACCAGTTATTGCTGAAATAAATCTGCCCGAGGTCTTACAAAACATATTCATTTCAATTGACTCTCTGATAAAAGAAACAGAAACTGAATTTAATATTGACCTTTCAGCATTTGACACCGTTCCGTTTAGCAAGATATATCTGGAAAGTGTTTTCCTGAACCTCATTTCTAATTCAATAAAGTATGCTCACCCTAATCGAAACCCGGTTATCACCATAAAAAGTGTTGAAGAAAGTGGACAGAAGAAGCTTATTTTTTCTGATAATGGAATTGGTTTTGATTCTAAAAAGAATAAAAACCGGCTTTTTAAATTCAACCAAAGCTTTCATGACCATGCCGATAGTAAGGGCATAGGACTTTATTTGGTTTACAACCACATCACTAGCTTGGGCGGTTCTATTTCGGTTAAGAGTGAAGAGAATAAGGGGACTACTTTTACCCTCACTTTTCCTTAA
- a CDS encoding phytoene dehydrogenase, which produces MKKKIIVIGSGFGGLGAASRLLSAGHDVTILEKRDKLGGRAYVYEKNGFKFDGGPTVITAPFMFDDIFEAAGKKREEYVEFVPCDPFYRIFDADGKHFDYNNDHEFTLEEIRKRSPEDIEGYEKFLGTTKAIFDKGFVELADQPFLKFTDMLKVAPDLIKLQSYKTVYKYVSQFIKDDFLRQCFSFHPLLVGGNPFDTTSIYAMIHYLEREWGVHYAMGGTGAIVNALEKLILEQGGKIQTEAEVDEILVENGKAIGVRMKNGEVVKADEVVSNADVAFTYKNLINPKHRKKYTDRKIERTKYSMSLFVIYFGTKKRYTDSGLAHHNIILGERYKELLEDIFHDKKLAEDFSLYLHMPTITDPSMAPEGCEGFYVLSPVPHLDSGTDWEEMAPKYRDAIMNFLEENYLPDLQENIIAEHYIDPLHFQNVLNSYKGSAFSVEPILTQSAWFRPHNKSEDVDNLYFVGAGTHPGAGLPGVLSSSIIAQDLIGKA; this is translated from the coding sequence ATGAAAAAGAAGATCATTGTTATAGGAAGTGGATTTGGCGGTTTAGGTGCTGCATCACGCCTCCTTTCTGCCGGTCACGATGTAACCATTTTAGAGAAAAGAGATAAGCTTGGCGGACGGGCTTACGTCTATGAGAAAAACGGCTTTAAATTTGATGGCGGACCTACCGTAATCACCGCTCCATTTATGTTCGATGATATATTCGAAGCGGCGGGAAAGAAGCGGGAAGAATATGTGGAATTTGTCCCCTGTGATCCTTTTTACCGTATTTTCGACGCTGACGGTAAACACTTCGACTATAACAATGATCATGAATTTACACTTGAAGAGATTCGTAAGCGAAGTCCCGAGGATATTGAAGGCTATGAAAAATTTCTCGGTACCACGAAGGCTATTTTTGACAAAGGATTTGTAGAGCTGGCAGACCAGCCATTCCTTAAGTTTACAGATATGCTAAAGGTGGCCCCAGACTTGATCAAACTTCAGTCTTACAAAACGGTCTATAAATATGTTTCTCAATTCATAAAAGACGACTTCTTGCGGCAGTGTTTCTCCTTCCACCCTTTACTGGTTGGCGGGAATCCTTTCGACACCACTTCTATTTATGCGATGATTCACTACCTCGAAAGAGAATGGGGAGTTCATTATGCTATGGGAGGAACCGGGGCTATTGTGAATGCCTTAGAAAAACTTATTCTCGAGCAAGGCGGAAAAATTCAAACTGAAGCCGAAGTTGATGAAATTTTAGTAGAGAACGGGAAGGCCATCGGTGTAAGGATGAAGAATGGAGAAGTAGTAAAAGCTGATGAAGTCGTTTCTAATGCTGATGTTGCTTTCACATATAAAAATCTCATCAACCCAAAACACCGGAAGAAATACACCGACCGCAAAATTGAGCGTACCAAGTATAGCATGTCTCTTTTTGTTATCTATTTCGGAACTAAAAAGCGGTACACCGATTCAGGACTCGCTCACCACAATATCATCTTGGGTGAACGCTACAAAGAATTATTGGAAGATATCTTTCATGATAAAAAGCTTGCTGAAGATTTCTCTCTGTACCTCCACATGCCTACCATCACAGATCCTTCAATGGCACCGGAAGGATGTGAAGGTTTCTATGTGCTTTCGCCTGTCCCCCATTTAGACAGCGGAACTGACTGGGAAGAAATGGCTCCTAAATACCGAGATGCCATCATGAATTTCCTCGAAGAAAATTACTTACCTGATTTACAGGAAAACATTATTGCTGAACATTACATTGACCCTCTCCACTTTCAAAATGTATTGAACAGCTATAAGGGATCAGCTTTTTCAGTGGAACCGATACTGACTCAATCAGCTTGGTTTCGGCCTCATAATAAGTCAGAGGATGTTGACAATCTCTACTTTGTAGGAGCTGGCACTCATCCGGGAGCAGGTCTGCCCGGCGTACTTTCTTCGTCCATTATTGCCCAGGATTTAATTGGTAAAGCCTGA